Within Cyanobium sp. AMD-g, the genomic segment CGACCAGCGGCTGGGGCGCGCCATCCTCGATGGCGAAGGCAGCTACGAGGAAGACCGGCCGAAGGGGGTTCCCGTCATCCGCCTGCAGAGCATGTTGCGGGGGGCCGATCTTGCCGGCACCGACCTGCGTGCCATCGACTTCAACGGTGCCGATCTCTCCGGCGCCGACCTCTCCGGCGCTGACCTGGCCGAGGCCAACCTGGCCGCGGTGAACCTGGGTGGCGCCAATCTCCAGGGGGCCTGTCTTCAGGCCACAAGGTTTTTCTACGGGGATGCTCTTCTGGCCACTCCGCATCAGGCCCAGATGGAGCCCGATCACACCGCAGGCATCGGCACCGGAGCCCAGGTGGAGAATGTCAATCTCAGCGGTGTCCGGCAGCTGGATCCGGACAACCGCGCCTACCTGGCGGCCTGGTCCGGGGCCCGTTCCCGTCTCACCCTGCCTGGGGGTTGCAAGGGTCTGCCCAACCGGCTGTAGGGTCGGGCCGTCCATCCTGGAGGGGTGGTCGAGTGGTTGATGGCTCCGGTCTTGAAAACCGGCGAATCGCAAGATTCCGTGGGTTCGAATCCCACCCCCTCCGTCCTTATTACCAGCCCAGTTTTTCTTCCCAGCCCCGGCGCATGGTCCCCTGGTTCACGACCCCTCCGCCCGTTCCGCCTGTTGCCGCAGCTTCTGGAGCCGCTCCAGCAGCGATTCATTGCTCATCCGGTTGTTGAGACGCTCCGCCAGCAGCGGGAAGGCCATCGGGCCTGGCCTCGGCAGGCGCCGCTGCAACCATTCACTGGCCCGCAACCGCTGCAGGGTGCTGAGCAGGCGTCCGAAATCGAGCTGCTCCTGCAGCACTTCGCTGCGGGCCTGGGCCAGCAGCAGATTGCCCGGCTCATGGCGCTCGAACACATCGAAGAGCAAAGCGGCACTGATCTGCAACTGGCCGCCGGAGCGGGCCTGGCCGGGATAGCCGTTCACCACCAGCCCACTCACCTGGGCGATGGAGCGGAAACGGCGGCGGCACAGCTCTGAGAGGTTGATCGCCCGCTCCAGATCCTCGAGCAGCCCTTCAGGATCCAGCAGGGTGTCCCCGTGCAGCTCCAGCAGCTCCTCGAAGGGGTAGTCCCGAGCCGCCAGCAGCTCAAAGCCGTAGTCGTTCACCGACACCGTGAAGGTGCCGGGATGGTGGCGGGCCAGCCGCCACGACCAGAGGAAGCCCAGGCCCTCATGCACGAAACGTCCTTCGAAGGGGTAGGCGTAGAGATGGCTGCCCTCGCGGGTGTTGCACACCTCCACCAGAAACTGCTGGCGGCGGGGCAGGGCGGAGAGCAGCACCTGGCGCTCCAGCAGCGGCCGCAGGGCCCGCAGCTCGCCTGTGTCCAGAATGAATCCCTTCTCCCCGTCGAGGGCGCGGGCGCAGCGATCCACCTCCTGGCGCAGATGGGCGCTGAGCAGGTCGGAGAGTGCCATCTGGCCCCCGCCCCAGGCCGGAACCATGGCGCTGCGGCGTGTCGTGGCCTTGACCATCGCGGTCATCTCCCGCAACCGCACGAACTCCAGCTGGCGGCCGGCGAAGAAGAAGACATCCCCGGGTTTGAGCCGGCCGATGAACACTTCTTCCACATGCCCCAGCACGGCCCCACGCACGAAGCGCACGGTCACGGCGCGGTCGGCGCTGATCGTGCCGATGTTGAGCCGGTGCAGGCGGGCCACCGCCGTCTCCCGCACCACGAAGCGCTGGGGGACGCCCGCGCTTGCCTCCGCCGGCTCCCGCTCCAGCTTGCGGTAGCGCGGATAGGCCCCCAGGCAGTCGCCGCCGACCTCGAGAAAGCGCAGGCACCACTCCCAGCGGCTCCGCTCCAGCTGGCGGTAGCTCCAGGTGCGGCGCACAGCCTCCCATGTCGCCTCGGGCTCGAAGCCCGGGCCGCAGGCCAGGCTCACCAGGTGCTGCAGCAGCACATCCAGCGGTTCCTGCGGCGGGCGGCGGTGTTCCACCAGCCCCTCCCCCAGCCCGCGGCGCATCGCGGAGACCTCCAGCAGCTCCAGGGCGTTGGTGGGCATGAACAGCACCTGGGCCGTGCCCCCAGGCTGGTGGGCCGAACGGCCCGCCCGCTGCAGCAGCCGGGCCAGGTTCTTGGCACTGCCGATCTGCACCACCCGCTCCACCGGCTGGAAGTCGACCCCCAGATCGAGGGAGCTGGTGCAGACCACCCAGCGGATCGCGGCGGCCTTCACCCCCGCCTCGATGGCTTCACGGGCGGCCCGGTCGATGGCGCTGTGGTGCAGAGCCAGGGACCCCTCCATTTCCGGGCAGGCGAAACGCAGGCACTGGTGCCAGCGCTCCGCCTGGTTGCGGGTATTGGTGAACAGCAGGGTGGAGACATCCGGCTCCATGGCCGCCACCAGCTCCTCGTACATGCGCAGGCCCAGGTGACCCGCCCAGGGGAAGCCGTCGATCGTGTCGGGCAGCAGGCTGCGGATCTGGGTGTCCCGCCGGATCCGGGCGGTGATGATGCGTGGCACGACGCCGACACCCACCGCGGCGCGGGCCGCCTCCTCCAGGTTGCCGATGGTGGCGCTGATGGCCCAGGTGCGCAGCTCCGGTCGCCGACTCCGCAGCCAGCCCAGGCACAGTTCGCTCTGCGAGCCCCGCTTGCTGCCCATCAGCTCGTGCCACTCATCGATCACCACCGCCTCGAGGTCGGCGAACAGCGCCTCGGCCCGGGGGCCGGCCAGCAGCAGCGAGAGGGATTCGGGGGTGGTGATCAGGATCTGCGGCGGCGCCTTCAGCTGCTTGGCGCGTTCGTGGCTGCTGGTGTCGCCGTTGCGCAGTCCCACCCGCAACGGCCAGCCCATGGTCTCGATCGGTTCCCGGATCGCCAGCAGCAGGTCGCGGCTCAGGGCCCGCAGGGGCGTCAGCACCACCAGACGCAGACCGCCATCCGGTTCGGCGCCCCCCTTCTCGGCCAGCATCGCCGCGATCGGCCCCATCACGGCGGCGTAGGTCTTGCCGGAGCCGGTGGGCACCTGGATCAGGCCGCTGGCCCCTTCCAGGTAGGCCCGCCAGCACTGCCGCTGGAACGGCATCGGCCGCCAGCCGCGGCGGGAGAACCATTCCTCGATGGGCCGCAGCGCTGCCGCGAAGGAACGGTCCAAAGGGGGGCGGATCAGGTGGAGAGCACGGCCACCACCACGGCGGCGATGGCCAGAATCACGGCCCCCAGCACCACCCCGGCGGCGATGTTGCCGCGGCGGATCTCGGCGCGATAGTCGATCGGGGAGAGGCGATCGAAGAGCAGCAGCCCGAGGTAGATGAGGATGATGCCAAGAAAGGTCCAGCCGACCATCAGCAGCATCTGGAGCAGTGGTTTGACCATCCCCTCGTTGCAACGCCGCCACCACCGTAGGGATGGACAGGAGGCCAGCTCCTGATGGCGCCGGCGTCCCTGGGCGGGCGGCGCGATCCGGCCCTGCTGCTGTGGCCCATGGCCAGCCTGCTGCTGCCGCTGCTGCCCCTGCTGGTGCTGCTGCTGTCGGCCCTGGAGGGGCCTCGGCGGCTGGTGATGGTGGTGCCCGAAGGCCAAAGGGTGCTGAGCGCCCCTTTTGAGCTGCAGGACGGCTGGCTGGGCAGCCCCCGTCTGGCGCTGACGGCCGAGATTCCCCCCAACAGCTCGATCGAGCTGGACGTGGCCCTGCTCGATGCCACCGGCCGCAGCGTGCTGGACCTCACCAAGGACGGCTGGCGTGCCAGTGGCACCTGGGCGGAGGGGGGGGAGAGCGGCACCTGGCAGGAAGACGATGCGGGCCTGGCTCTGGCGATGCGGCCAGGGCAGAGCGGCCGCTTCCAGCTGGCCGTGCAGGTTCAGGATCTGCTCGATGAAGCGGGCCGTCCGCTACCCGATCCGGTTGTCGTGCGCGGCAGCGTCCGCAACCACAGTGTTGAAGCCCCGCTGCTGTTGTTCACCGCCGTGCTGGCGCTGGCGGTGGTTCAGGTGCTGCAGCTGGCCTGTTATGGCGTCAGTCGCGGCCGCTGGGTCCAGCGCAGCCAGGACGCCAGTGCCGCGATCCGCTGCGAAGCCGGTGGCCCGGGGTTGCTGCGACTGGATGTGGCGGCGCGCTGGGAGCTGCCCCACGACAATCCGCCGCTGGGGCAGCACCCGGGCCCGGCGGCCCTGGAGCTGCGGGTGAGCGATGCCCATGGGCGCCCCACCCTGCAGCATCGCGAGATGGTGGTGGTGGCCCACCGTTCCGATGATGGCGACCACTGGTTGGCGGTCCGCCACACCCTGCACCTGCGGCTTCCGGAGCGCGGCAGCTACCGCTTTCGGGTGAAACTGCCAGAGAAGGTCCTGGCGGATGGTGACACCTGGGAGATCGAATGGCTGCGGCTCAGCGTCGAGGACGGTCGGATGACCGCCTGGCCGGTGCCCGTTCTGCCCCTGGCTGGGGCGGTGGAGGGCCGCTGAGATGGCCGATGAACGCGGGCTGATTCTGTTGCTGGCCGTGGCGGTGGTCGCCGTCGGCACCGTCACGGCCGTGACGCGCCCCGGCCTCTGGCGCCTCGGCCAGGACGGCACCCCCGCCGCCGGCAGCGGTGTGCGCTACGGCGGCAGCTACCGGGCCGGACGCTGGGTGGCCGCCCCGACCCGCCGCCAGGACTGGTCCGGCTTCCAGGGGCGCGGACCGGGCGCGGCCAAGTGACACCGCGTCGCCTTGCGGCCCTCACACCCCTGCAGGTGCGGGTGCTGCTGGCGGCGGCGGCCATCTCCTCCACGGTCAGCCTGGTGCTGGAACTGATGCTGGCCACCCAGGCCAGCTACCTGCTGGGCGACCACGCCCTGGCCACCGGCGTGGTGATCGGCACGTTCCTGGCCGCCATGGGGCTGGGCGCCTGGCTGAGCCAGTTCCTGGCCGTTGGCCCCGAGCCCGGCTTCGCCCTGCTGCAGTGGTTTCTGGCCGTGGAACTGGCCCTGGCTCCCCTGTGCCTGCTGGCGCCCCTGGCCCTGTTCGCCCTCTTCCGGGTGGGCGGGCCGGTGTGGCTGGGCCTGGTGGTCTGCACCGTGCTGGTGGGGGTGCTCGGTGGCATGGAGGTGCCCCTGCTGACCCGGCTGCTGGAGTGTGGTCAGCAGTTGCGGGTGGCCCTGGCCCGGGTGCTGGCCCTGGATTACCTGGGGGCTCTGGTGGGGGCCCTGCTGTTCCCCCTGGTGCTGCTCCCCTGGCTGGGCCTGCTGCCCACCGCTGGCTTGCTGGCCCTGGTGCCCCTGGCCAGTTGCGTGGCCATCGCTGTCGTTTTCCCGGTGGGGCTCCGCTGGCGCCGCGCGATCGCCGTGGCCTTTCCCGTGATCGCCTTGGCCGGCTGGGGGCTGGTTCCCCTAGGGGATCGGATCGAGGATGGCCTCTACGACGATCCGGTGGTGAGCCGCCTGCAGAGCCGCCACCAGCGGATCGTGCTCACCCGTCGCCGCGACGACCTGCGCCTGTTCCTCGACGGGCAACTGCAGTTCTCGAGCCTCGATGAGTACCGCTACCACGAGGCCCTGGTGCATCCTGCGATGGCGCTGCAGGGCCGGCCGCAGCGGGTGCTGCTGCTGGGGGCGGGGGATGGCCTGGCCCTGCGGGAGGTGCTGCGCTGGCCCGGCGTGCGGCAGGTGGATCTGCTGGAGCTCGACCCCGCCATGGCGCGACTGGCCCGGGAGCAGCCGTTCCTGCGGCGCCTCAACGGCGCCAGCCTGGAGGACGGACGGGTGCGGCTGGTGTTCGGCGACGCCTTCGAGCAGGTGCGGCAGCTGCGGGGCACCTATGACGTGATCATCGCCGACTTCCCCGACCCGGCCACGCCGCCGCTGGCCCGGCTTTACAGCGTCACCTTCTACGGGCGCCTGCTGCGGCGCCTGGCCCCCGACGGCATGCTGGTCACCCAGGCCTCGACGCCCTTCTTCAGCCCCAAGGTGCTGGCCTCGATCCAGGCCACCCTGACGGAGCTGAACCTCACCACACGGCCCTACGGCGTGGATGTGCCCAGCTTCGGCCCCTGGGGATTCGTGCTGGCCCATCGGGGCCGGAAGCAACCGGCACAGGCGGTGCTGCCCTTCCAGGGCCGCTGGATCGACCAGGGGCAGCTCGACCGGCTCTTTCCCCTGAGCCGGGATCTGGCTCTGCCGCCGGGGGAGCGGGTGCTGCCCAACCGCCTGCACCGGCCGGTGCTGGCCGACTACCAGCGCCAAGGGCGCTGGCGGGAGAACTGATCAGCGCCTTTCGCGGAGCCGGTCCACCAGCCTCCATAAGCTGAGCCAGCCGGCCGTGATCGTCCGGCCACTGCGTACCGATGGCTGTCTGGTTCCTCCTGCCCCTGCTGCTGCTGGCCGCCGTTGCCCTGCTGCTGCTGCGGCGCTCGCGTCTGCGTCGCCAGGCGCCCAAGCTGCTGGGGCGCACGCTGTTCAACCTGACCACCGGCGACATCGTCCAGTACGACGGCCGGGACTGGGTGGTGGAGGACCGGCTCCTCTACGACGACGGTGGCTTCCAGTGGCTGGAGTATCTGCTGCGCGACGGCCGTGATGGTCGCTGGCTCAGCGTCTGTGAGGACGACTGGCTGGAGGTGAGCTGGCTGGAGGACGCTCCGGCCTCGGAGCTGGAGGGTCTGAGCGCCGATTTTCCCGATCACCTGCGCTGTCGCGGCCAGCTGTATCACCTCAAGGAAACGGGCCGGGCCTCGGTGAGCGCCGCCGCCCGGGTGATGAACAGGCGCCTGCACGGCTGCCGCTTCGGTGATTACGAGGGGGAGGAGGGCCGCGTCCTGTCGCTGGAACGCTGGGAGGAGGGGGACGATCCCGGCCCGCCTGAGCTCAGCCTGGGCCGGCGCATCGACCCGGCCGCCCCGGTGCTGCTGCCCGGTGATGGGCGCACGGTTTACCGCTGAACCGCTGATCGCTAAGGGGCTGAAGTCACCAGCAGGGCCAGGGCGCTGGAGAGGCTGTCGGCGGAGTCGGGGGTGCGGTCGCGACGCCAGCGCAGGATGCGCGGGAAACGCACAGCCAGGCCGCTGCGGTGACGGGAGGAGCGCTGCAGGCCCTCGAAGCCCAGGGTGAAGACCTGCAGCGGCTCGACGGCCCGCACCGGACCGAAGCGCTCGGTGGTGTGGCGGCGGATCCAGCGGTCCAGCTCGGTGATCTCGCCGTCGTCGAGTCCCGAATAGGCCTTGGCGAAGGTGACCAGGCGGCCGTCGCCGTCCCAGAGGCCGAAGGTGTAGTCGGTGTGGAGATTGGCGCGGCGGCCGCTGCCGGCCTGGGCGTAAAGCAGCACCACATCGAGTTCCATCGGCTCCAGCTTGTGTTTCCACCACAGCCCGCGGCGCCGTCCGACCCCATAGGCCGAATCGAGGGCCTTCAGCATCAGCCCTTCGGCGCCCACCGATCGGGCCTGCTGGCGCAGGGCTTCAAGATCCTCCCAGCACCCCAGCGTCAGCAGAGGGGAGAGGCGCAGGAGCCCGTCGGCGGACGTGGAGGCCGTCTCCGGCAGCCGCCGTACCAGGTCCTCCAGGGCGGCGCGGCGCTGGCTCAAGGGTTCGGGGCGCAGGTCCTGACCACTCTTTTCGAGCAGGTCATAGGCGACGAAGGCCGCCGGGCATTCCCGCAGCAGGGCGGCGCCGGGTTTCTGGCGCCCCAGCCGCCTTTGCAGGGGGCCGAATCCGGCGGGCTGGCTCGCCCCGGCCGGCCAGACAGTCAGCTCCCCATCCAGCACCGTGCCTGGCTCCAGAAGCTTGGCGACGGTCTCCAGCTCAGGGAAGCTGGCATTGATCAGCTCCTCGCCGCGGCTCCAGAGAAAGGTCTGACCGCTGCGCCGGATCAGCTGGGCCCGGATCCCGTCCCACTTCCACTCCACCTGCCAGCCGGCGGCGTCGCTGGCGGCCAGGCGTTCCGCCTCCAGGGGGGAGGCCAGGCAGAAGGGATAGGGACGGCTGACCGGGGCGGCCGCGCCGGCCTCCAGGGGCGCCAGCAGGGCCTCCATCGCCGCGGCGGAGGGCTCGAATCCGCCCATCAGCCGGTGGGCCAGCTCCGCCTCCTCCAGCCCTGACACCTGGGCCAGCGCCCGGGTGACCAGGCCAGCGGCCACCCCGACCCGAAAGCCGCCGGTGAGCAGCTTGTTGAACAGGAAACACTGGCCGTCGGGCAGAGCCGCCCAGGTCGCCAGCACCGCTTCCGCCTGCGCCTCGGCCTCCAGAACAGCCAGAGCTGGCAGCCGATGCTCCATCCATTCGGCCAGCGGCAGCTCCAGGGGCGGGGCCGGCGGCAGGCCCAGCTGGGGGAGCAACAGGGCGATGGTCTCGGCCGAGTCCCCCACCTGGGCATGGCAGGACTCAAACAACCACTCGGGCAGCCCGGAACGCTCCAGGCAGATCTGCCGCAATCTTCGGCCGGTGATCAGCCGCCGCTTCCGCTTGCCCAGCAACAGGGCCAGGGCCCAGGCGCCATCGGCCGGCCCGACCGCCTCGAGATGGTTGGCCAGCGCGTCCACCCGGGACCGGGTGCCGGCGGCGCGCTCCAGTTGCTGGATGAGGTCGGCGAAGGCCTGCATGGGCTCAGGGCACCGATGCCGCAGCCGCACCTTCCATCTCACCCTCTTCGCTCTCCAGGCCCTCGAACGCCCGCCCCAGCGGTTCCGCCGCCAGGCCTCGCTCCTCCCGCAGAAAACGGGCCAGGCCGTCGCTGTTGCCGTGGGTCACGTACACCTGACCGGCGCCGGTGTCCCGCACGGTGCGCAGCAGGCCGTCCCAGTCGGCGTGATCGCTGAGGGCGAAACCCCGCTCGAACCCACGCCGCCGCCTGGCCCCCCGCACCGCCATCCAGCCGCTGACGAAGGCGGTCCGGGGAGCCTTGAACCGCTTCATCCAGGGGGAGCGATGGGCCGATGGTGGAGCGATCACCAGGCGCCCCGCCAGCGATTCGCCGCGGGGGAACTCACTCAGCGGCCGTGTCGGGGGCAGCGCCACGCCAGCGCTCCGGTAAGGCGCCATCAGGGCCTGCACCGCCCCGTGCAGCAGCACCTCCTCCTCCAGCCCCAGGGCGGCCAGTTCCGCCAGCAGCCGCTGGGCTTTGCCGAAGGCATAGGCGAACAGCAGAGAGGGTTGCTGGGGGGCCTCGCGCCACCAGGCGAGGATCTCGGCCGCCACTTGGTGGCCGGGGCGCCAGCGGTAGATCGGCAGCCCGAACGTGGCCTCGGTGATCAGCACGTCGGCGGCCACCGGTTCGAACGGGGCGCAGCTTGGGTCGTCATCCCGCTTGTAGTCGCCACTGATCAGCCAGCTCTCTCCGCCGGCGCTGATCCGGATCTGGGCCGAGCCCAGGACGTGCCCGGCTGAATGGAACGACACCACGGCCCCGCCGAGGCGCCGCACCTCTCCGTAGTCCACCCCGGTCAGGGTGATGCCGGCCCCCAGCCGCTGCTGCAGCACGCCCTCGCCTGAGCGCACCGCCCAGTATTCGCCGCAGCCCGGCCGGGCGTGGTCAGCGTGGCCGTGGGTGATCAGGGCGCGGCTCACCGGCCGCCAGGGGTCGATCCAGGCTTCAGCGGCCGGACAGTAGAGCCCCTCGGGTGTGAGTTGGATCAGGCCGTCGGCCGGCAGGACCATGGTGCGCGCAGGCCCGGATGGCTCCGATGGCGGTGGGTTCCGGCATCCTGGCGAACCTGCCCCGTTGACGGCGAGGGCGCCGCCCCCTAGCCATGGGGCAGTGATGTTCTGCGGACCCATGGCACTCGACACCCATCGTGAGGACCTGGAGGCCACCGCCCTGGCCCTGGCAAGGCCGGGCAGCGGTCTGCTGGCGGCCGATGAATCCACCGGAACGATGGGCAAACGCTTTGAAGCGATCGGTCTGGCCAACAACGAGGACAACCGCCGCGCCTACCGCACCCTGCTGGCCACCGCCCCCGGCCTCGGCGAGTCGATCAGCGGCGTGATCCTCTACGAGGAAACCTTCTACCAGGAGGCGGCCCCCATCGCGGGCCAGCCGGGTGGATCGATCCTCGAGCTGTTCCAGGACCAGGGCCTTGTGGTGGGGATCAAACTGGATCTGGGCGTGGAGCCCCTGGCCGGCGGCCTGGCCGGCGAGACCTGGTGCACGGGCCTGCGGGGGCTGCGGGAACGGGCAGCCCGGGCCTACGCCCGCGGTGCCCGCTTCGCCAAATGGCGGGCGGTGCTGCGCATCAGCGCCGATGGCTGCCCCTCGGAGCTGTGCGTGCGCGAGAACGCCTGGGGCCTGGCCCGATACGCCCGCACGGCCCAGGAGGAGGGGCTGGTGCCGATCGTGGAGCCGGAGATCCTGATGGACGGTGACCACGACATCCTCACCACCGCGGCGGTGCAGGAGTGGGTGCTGCGCAGCGTCTACGAGGCCCTGGGCCAGAACGGGGTGTTTCTGGAGGGCACCCTGCTCAAGCCTTCGATGACCCTGCCCGGCGCCGACAGCTCCGAGCGCCCCAATCCCGAGCAGGTGGCTGCCTTCACCGTACGCACCCTGCGGCGCAGTGTTCCCCCCGCCGTGCCGGCGATCCTGTTCCTCTCCGGCGGCCTGGGCGAGGAGGAGGCCAGCGTGTTCCTTTCGGCGATTCACCATGCGGCCCCCGACGCTCCCTGGCACCTGGGTTTCTCCTACGGCCGCGCCCTGCAGCACTCGTGCCTCAGCCACTGGAAGGGGAGTGACACGGCGGCGGGTCAGGCGGCTCTGCTGGCCCGGGCCCGGGCCAATGGCGCGGCGGCTCGCGGGACCTACGTGGCCGGCTCCGAACCCTCCGATGACGCCGCCTCTCTGTTCGTGGCCAATTACAGCTATTGAGCCAGGGGCCGTGCCTCAGGCACTCATCGCCAGCATGCGCTCGATCGGCACCAGGGCCCGCTGGCGGATCTGCTCATCAAGTTCGAGGGCCGGCGCCATGGTGTGCAGGCACTGCCACAGCTTCTCCAGTGTGTTCAGGCGCATGTAGGGACAGGCGTTGCAGCTGCAGCCGTCGGCTCCCGGGACTTCATAGAGGGTCTTGCCGGGGGAGCGGAGGCGCATCTGATGCAGGATGCCCGGCTCGGTGAGCACGATGAAGGAGGGGGCGGCACTGGTTTCGGTGCGCTGCAGGAGCTTGCTGGTGGAGCCGATGAAGTCGGCCAGATCCAGCAGATGCTGCTGACACTCCGGATGGGCGATCACCTCGGCTTCGGGGTGTTCGAGGCGGAGCTGCAGCAGGGCCTGCTCGCTGAAGGTCTCGTGGACGATGCAGCTTCCCGGCCAGAGGGTCAGCTCCCGGCCGCTCTCGCGGGCGACCCAGCGGCCCAGGTTCTGGTCGGGGGCGAACAGGATCGGCCGGTCGGCCGGCAGCTGCTGCACCAGGTGCACGGCGTTGCTGCTGGTGCAGATCAGATCGCTCTGGGCCTTCACCGCGGCGGAACAATTGATGTAGCTCACCACGATGTGGTCCGGGTGGCGGCGGCGGAAGTCGGCGAAGGCGTCGGCCGGACAGGCATCGGCCAGGCTGCAACCGGCCTCAAGGTCGGGCAGCAGCACGGTCTTGCCCGGGTTGAGGATCTTGGCGGTCTCGGCCATGAAGTGAACGCCGCAGAAGACGATCACATCGGCTTCGGTGCTGGCCGCCCTGCGGGAGAGCTCGAGCGAATCACCGATGAAATCAGCGCAGTCCTGGATGGCGTCGTCCTGGTAGTAGTGGGCCAGGATGATGGCGTTGCGCTGCTTTTTCAGCGCCTCGATGGCGGCAGCCAGTTCGTGGCGAGGCGGAAACGGCCCGGTTCCTGCGGCGGTCGCAGCTGCAACATCGCCCTGTTGGCGGTCATGGTGGAGCGGTGCCTGGGTCAGCGTCTGCGTGAAGACCAACCGATGCCCCTACTCATGCACGATGATCCCACTCTAGGAAGCGGTTGGTATTGGCTGAGCTGAACATCGCCATCGCCGGGGATCTGCACGATCAGTGGGACCGCAGCGACCACGACGTGCTGGATCGGATCCGTCCGGATGCCCTGCTCCTGGTGGGTGATTTCAGCGACGGCAAAAGTCGTATCCCCGAACTGCTCGCCACCCTTGAGCTGCCGGTGGCCTGCGTGCTCGGCAACCACGATGCGGGCAAGGACGGCAGCGGTCGCACCCTGCGGCATCAGTTGGAGCTGCTGGGTGACCTCCATTGCGGCTGGGGCCTCAGGGAGCTCCACCCCCCGGGTCTGGCCGTGGTGGGGGCCCGTCCCGGGACCGCCGGTGGCGGCTATCACCTCTCGAAGGCTGTCAGGGCCGTCTATGGGCCGGTGGGCCTGCAGGAGTCCGCCGAACGCATCAGCCGGGCGGCCCTGTCGGCCGATCCCCAGCTGCCGCTGGTGCTGCTGGCCCATTCCGGCCCCAGTGGCCTGGGCACCCAGGTGGACGACCTCTGCGCCCGCGACTGGAAGGCCCCTGCCTGCGACTGGGGCGATCAGGATCTGGCCCTGGCGGTGGACCAGATTCGCCGCCGCCGACCCCTGCCGCTGGTGATCTTCGGACACATGCACCACGCCCTTTGCCACCACCAGGGGGAGAGGCTCAGCTTCCGCCGCGACGCCCAGGGCACCGCTTTCCTCAACACCGCCTCCGTGCCCCGTCACGGGGTGGATCAGCAGGGGCGGGCCCTGCGCCACTTCAGTTGGGTCGTGTTTGACGACAGCGGTGACCTGCGCCATATCAGCCACCGCTGGTACGGCATCGATGGCGCCCTCCACTACGAGCAGACCCTGTGGACGGCCTCCCTGCCGAAGGCAGGCGTGCTGAGTCCTTGCTGATTCACGCCTGCATCAGCAGCCATGGCTTCGGCCACGGTTCCCGCACGGCGTCGGTGCTCTGTGAACTGGCTGCCCTGAAGCCTGACTGGCGTCTGGTGCTCTCCACCGCACTGCCCGAAGCATTCCTGCAGCTTTCCATGGGCGAGGTGCCCTTCGAGCACCGCCTCTGTCGCTGGGATGTGGGGGTGATCCAGGCGGATGCCCTGGGGGCTGACGCCGCCGCCACCCTGGCGGCGCTCCATGACCTGGAGCTGGATCTGCCCGAGCTGGTCGAGCGGGAGGCCCGTTGGCTGGAGGCCCAGCACCAGCCGATCCTG encodes:
- a CDS encoding class I fructose-bisphosphate aldolase, with amino-acid sequence MALDTHREDLEATALALARPGSGLLAADESTGTMGKRFEAIGLANNEDNRRAYRTLLATAPGLGESISGVILYEETFYQEAAPIAGQPGGSILELFQDQGLVVGIKLDLGVEPLAGGLAGETWCTGLRGLRERAARAYARGARFAKWRAVLRISADGCPSELCVRENAWGLARYARTAQEEGLVPIVEPEILMDGDHDILTTAAVQEWVLRSVYEALGQNGVFLEGTLLKPSMTLPGADSSERPNPEQVAAFTVRTLRRSVPPAVPAILFLSGGLGEEEASVFLSAIHHAAPDAPWHLGFSYGRALQHSCLSHWKGSDTAAGQAALLARARANGAAARGTYVAGSEPSDDAASLFVANYSY
- the nadA gene encoding quinolinate synthase NadA, which encodes MAAAIEALKKQRNAIILAHYYQDDAIQDCADFIGDSLELSRRAASTEADVIVFCGVHFMAETAKILNPGKTVLLPDLEAGCSLADACPADAFADFRRRHPDHIVVSYINCSAAVKAQSDLICTSSNAVHLVQQLPADRPILFAPDQNLGRWVARESGRELTLWPGSCIVHETFSEQALLQLRLEHPEAEVIAHPECQQHLLDLADFIGSTSKLLQRTETSAAPSFIVLTEPGILHQMRLRSPGKTLYEVPGADGCSCNACPYMRLNTLEKLWQCLHTMAPALELDEQIRQRALVPIERMLAMSA
- a CDS encoding TIGR04168 family protein, translating into MAELNIAIAGDLHDQWDRSDHDVLDRIRPDALLLVGDFSDGKSRIPELLATLELPVACVLGNHDAGKDGSGRTLRHQLELLGDLHCGWGLRELHPPGLAVVGARPGTAGGGYHLSKAVRAVYGPVGLQESAERISRAALSADPQLPLVLLAHSGPSGLGTQVDDLCARDWKAPACDWGDQDLALAVDQIRRRRPLPLVIFGHMHHALCHHQGERLSFRRDAQGTAFLNTASVPRHGVDQQGRALRHFSWVVFDDSGDLRHISHRWYGIDGALHYEQTLWTASLPKAGVLSPC